The following proteins come from a genomic window of Geomonas sp. RF6:
- a CDS encoding FadR/GntR family transcriptional regulator — MFRQAKQSRVYQDVVEQIQEAIVTGKLKTGDQLPAERDLKERFQVSRGTLREALRVLEQKGLIEIRTGVAGGSIVKGVGTEQVSASLALLIRYKKVSLQNLAEFRIGLEGDVAALAATRATAEDVAKLKALLAKASDFFQKGPDFWDSFIRTDEEIHLGVAETTRNPLFISVLESLSQNIHTYYESFLPRDEALLQENHQDMIQLIAAIEAGNAEEARRVAREHVSRFNSYMEQKGVS, encoded by the coding sequence ATGTTCCGACAAGCAAAACAGAGCAGGGTATACCAGGACGTGGTCGAACAGATCCAGGAAGCGATCGTTACCGGAAAGCTGAAAACCGGAGACCAGCTTCCAGCCGAGCGCGATCTGAAGGAGAGGTTTCAGGTAAGCAGGGGGACGCTGAGGGAGGCGCTGCGGGTACTGGAGCAGAAAGGGCTCATCGAGATACGTACCGGTGTGGCAGGCGGCTCAATAGTGAAAGGGGTGGGTACTGAGCAGGTAAGCGCGAGTCTCGCGCTGCTGATCCGCTACAAGAAGGTCTCCCTGCAGAACCTCGCGGAGTTCCGCATCGGGCTGGAAGGAGACGTGGCTGCCCTCGCCGCTACCCGCGCTACAGCCGAGGATGTCGCGAAGCTGAAGGCGCTTCTGGCGAAGGCATCGGACTTCTTCCAGAAAGGCCCGGACTTCTGGGACAGCTTCATCCGTACCGACGAGGAGATCCATCTCGGTGTCGCCGAGACCACCAGAAATCCTCTTTTCATCTCGGTACTCGAATCCCTCTCCCAGAACATCCATACCTATTACGAGAGCTTCCTGCCGAGGGACGAGGCACTCCTCCAGGAGAACCACCAGGACATGATCCAGCTGATCGCCGCCATAGAGGCCGGCAATGCCGAGGAAGCGAGAAGGGTCGCCCGCGAACACGTAAGCCGTTTCAACAGCTACATGGAGCAGAAAGGGGTCAGTTAA